A region from the Parasphingopyxis sp. CP4 genome encodes:
- the murC gene encoding UDP-N-acetylmuramate--L-alanine ligase yields MTQDKSYFFCGIGGSGMLPLASILRGRGFTVAGSDRALDQGRTGDKFAWLEAQGIALFPQDGSGLTDANQILVASAAVEDTVPDVMASHALGLDRMSRPELLASLFNAAPRSIGIAGTSGKSTVTGMIGWILSDCGRDPTVMNGAVMKNFMSDDTPFASALVGQGDAFVSEVDESDGSIALYAPDIAILNNISLDHKSMEELRALFGGFLERAGHAIVNIDDAESALLAAAISSEKLTSVGFDAESADLRGSNIVEAPLSIRFDVQEGTGQATVELAVPGRHNAQNALMAIAAARACGLALSDAVAAIGRYQGLRRRFEVVGSAGNISVIDDFGHNPDKIAATLKTLHAFPGRLLIFFQPHGYGPLKKMGAELVECFVENISKEDHLILCDPVYFGGTTDRSIGSEAIVAGVCEGARQAEHIAAREDCGARIVELAQPGDRIIVMGARDDTLSTFAADILAQVDAR; encoded by the coding sequence ATGACACAGGACAAATCCTATTTCTTTTGCGGGATTGGCGGCAGCGGCATGCTGCCCCTCGCCAGCATCCTGCGCGGGCGGGGCTTTACCGTGGCCGGATCGGACCGCGCACTGGACCAGGGACGGACCGGTGACAAGTTCGCCTGGCTCGAGGCCCAAGGCATCGCGCTGTTCCCCCAGGACGGCAGCGGTTTAACCGATGCAAATCAAATACTTGTGGCCTCTGCGGCGGTCGAGGATACGGTGCCTGACGTCATGGCGTCACACGCACTCGGCCTTGATCGCATGAGCCGGCCCGAGCTGCTGGCCAGCCTGTTCAACGCGGCGCCGCGCAGTATCGGGATCGCCGGAACCAGTGGGAAATCCACCGTGACCGGCATGATCGGCTGGATCCTCAGCGATTGCGGACGCGATCCCACAGTCATGAATGGCGCGGTCATGAAGAATTTCATGTCGGACGATACGCCCTTTGCCAGTGCGCTTGTCGGGCAGGGCGATGCCTTTGTCAGCGAGGTCGATGAAAGCGATGGGTCAATCGCGCTGTATGCGCCGGATATCGCGATCCTCAACAATATCTCGCTCGATCACAAATCTATGGAAGAGCTGCGGGCGCTGTTTGGCGGTTTCCTGGAGCGGGCCGGCCATGCGATCGTGAACATTGATGACGCGGAGAGCGCACTGCTCGCCGCTGCGATTTCGTCAGAAAAACTGACCAGCGTGGGTTTTGATGCGGAAAGCGCCGATCTACGTGGCAGCAATATTGTCGAAGCACCGCTCTCGATACGGTTTGATGTGCAGGAAGGGACGGGCCAGGCGACGGTAGAGCTGGCCGTTCCGGGCCGTCACAACGCACAGAATGCGCTGATGGCTATCGCGGCGGCGCGGGCCTGTGGCTTGGCTCTGAGCGATGCTGTGGCCGCTATCGGCCGCTATCAGGGTCTCAGGCGGCGCTTTGAGGTGGTCGGGAGTGCGGGAAACATCAGCGTAATCGACGATTTCGGGCATAATCCCGACAAGATCGCCGCGACACTCAAGACACTGCACGCCTTTCCTGGCCGTTTGCTGATCTTCTTCCAGCCGCATGGCTATGGGCCGCTCAAGAAAATGGGCGCTGAGCTGGTGGAATGTTTTGTTGAAAATATATCTAAGGAAGATCACCTAATACTTTGTGATCCTGTTTATTTTGGCGGAACAACGGATCGCAGTATCGGCAGCGAAGCGATTGTTGCTGGCGTCTGCGAAGGCGCGCGCCAGGCTGAGCATATCGCCGCGCGGGAGGATTGCGGGGCGCGCATTGTCGAACTCGCTCAGCCCGGTGACCGGATTATCGTGATGGGTGCACGCGATGATACGCTCTCAACCTTTGCGGCCGACATTTTGGCGCAAGTCGATGCGCGCTAA
- a CDS encoding monovalent cation:proton antiporter-2 (CPA2) family protein, with protein MADEAAAEAHGGAHGLTGELLLDGFILLGAALGFVLLFRRLGLGAVLGYLLAGVAVGPFGLALIDSGESILAVAEIGIVLLLFLVGLELAPARLWRLRRDIFGLGMLQVIVCAIAITGLVLAGTSFTLAAAFAVGMSLALSSTAQVLPLLQSEGRLNTPLGERTFSVLLFQDLSIVPLLTIVAVLSRAPAVPGAPPGWLLAIYAVLAIVGLVLAGRYVLNPLLGLVGRFAERELFIVTGLFTVFAAAALMDSLGLSMALGAFVAGVMLADSPYRHELEADVDPFRSILLGLFFLAVGMMLDVGVVLAQPLFVIGMAVALVATKVAIIFALARAFGVTTRSAFVMGLLLSQGGEFAFVLFAEAERALLVADSATSLFGAVVTLSMATTPFLMALAKRFGGVKASAREDMDGPSGAPTPGAIIVGHGRFGQTVSQMLTGANIPVTLIDSKPDQIDLSGEFGRKVYYGDGLRVDLLREAGADEARAILFCNDGTALNNERLEAIRMAFPKALIFARTFDRRHVLNLDADQLDGTFRELLESAISMARQAMARIDLDETLIDRVEEEYRKRDCDRLDMQREEGDLRAGAEMSFGTAESLDFDGSEPR; from the coding sequence ATGGCGGACGAAGCCGCTGCAGAAGCGCATGGCGGTGCCCATGGATTAACCGGCGAACTGTTGCTCGATGGCTTTATCCTGTTGGGCGCTGCACTCGGTTTCGTCTTGCTGTTCCGCCGGCTCGGCCTGGGTGCGGTGCTCGGCTATCTGCTCGCCGGTGTTGCAGTCGGGCCCTTTGGATTGGCTTTGATAGACAGCGGCGAATCCATATTGGCGGTTGCCGAAATCGGGATTGTCCTGCTGCTGTTCCTTGTCGGGCTTGAACTCGCGCCGGCACGACTATGGCGCCTGAGACGGGATATTTTCGGGCTTGGGATGCTGCAGGTGATAGTCTGCGCGATCGCCATCACCGGGCTCGTTCTTGCCGGAACCAGCTTCACTTTGGCCGCAGCGTTTGCGGTTGGCATGTCGCTCGCGCTGTCATCGACCGCGCAGGTGTTACCGTTGCTCCAATCCGAAGGCCGGTTGAACACACCGCTCGGTGAACGGACCTTCTCGGTGCTGCTGTTCCAGGACCTTTCAATCGTTCCGTTGCTCACTATCGTAGCGGTGCTGTCGCGTGCACCGGCCGTTCCGGGTGCCCCGCCGGGATGGCTGCTCGCTATCTATGCGGTCTTGGCGATCGTCGGACTGGTGCTGGCTGGGCGCTATGTTCTCAATCCGCTGCTGGGCTTGGTTGGTCGTTTTGCCGAGCGCGAGCTCTTTATTGTGACCGGACTGTTCACGGTGTTCGCAGCGGCCGCGCTGATGGATTCACTGGGCCTCTCGATGGCCCTGGGTGCCTTTGTCGCCGGGGTGATGCTCGCTGACTCGCCCTATCGGCATGAGCTGGAGGCGGATGTCGATCCGTTTCGTTCAATCCTGCTCGGGCTATTTTTCCTGGCGGTCGGCATGATGCTCGATGTGGGCGTCGTGCTGGCCCAGCCACTCTTTGTGATCGGCATGGCGGTCGCCCTGGTGGCAACCAAGGTGGCGATCATCTTCGCGCTTGCCCGGGCATTCGGCGTCACGACACGCTCCGCCTTCGTCATGGGCTTGCTGCTCAGTCAGGGCGGTGAATTTGCCTTTGTGCTGTTTGCCGAAGCGGAACGGGCCCTGTTGGTAGCCGATAGCGCGACCAGCCTGTTTGGTGCCGTCGTTACACTGTCTATGGCAACCACGCCGTTCCTGATGGCGCTCGCAAAACGATTTGGCGGTGTGAAAGCATCAGCGCGCGAGGATATGGATGGGCCAAGCGGCGCGCCGACACCGGGTGCGATCATCGTTGGCCATGGCCGCTTCGGACAGACGGTGTCGCAAATGCTGACAGGCGCGAATATCCCGGTGACGCTGATCGATTCCAAGCCCGACCAGATCGACCTGTCGGGCGAATTTGGGCGCAAAGTCTATTATGGCGACGGCCTGCGGGTCGATTTGCTCCGCGAGGCCGGGGCGGATGAAGCGCGGGCGATACTGTTCTGTAATGATGGCACGGCGCTCAACAATGAGCGGCTTGAGGCCATCCGGATGGCGTTTCCCAAGGCACTGATCTTCGCTCGCACATTTGATCGCCGGCATGTGCTCAACCTCGATGCCGATCAGCTCGACGGTACCTTTCGCGAGCTATTGGAATCGGCGATTTCCATGGCGCGGCAGGCGATGGCGCGGATCGATCTCGATGAAACGCTTATCGACCGGGTGGAAGAGGAATATCGCAAGCGCGACTGCGATCGGCTGGATATGCAGCGCGAGGAGGGTGACTTGCGCGCCGGGGCCGAGATGAGCTTCGGAACCGCAGAATCACTCGATTTCGATGGCAGCGAGCCGCGCTAG
- the aroB gene encoding 3-dehydroquinate synthase, whose product MTIIPVALGSRSYDIQIADGLLDRAMDVLAPYIARDRAIVVTDETVATRQLGRLQVSAQAAGVELHTIVLPAGEGTKNWHQLEKLTDQLLSLGVERGDHIIALGGGVIGDLTGFAAAVLKRGCGFVQIPTTLLAQVDSSVGGKTAINSKAGKNLIGAFHQPGFVLIDPSVLDSLPTRELGAGYAEVVKYGLIDDAEFFKWCEANGSDLLAGDRSAQIAAIGHSVAAKARIVAEDETERSGRRALLNLGHTFGHALEAETGFSDTLLHGEAVAAGISLAFAYSARRGLCDAADAERVAAHFETTGLPNGLSAAGVSASGDTLVGHMQHDKKMEGGTLPFLLARGIGQTYLARDVDLSDIAAFLDEAA is encoded by the coding sequence ATGACCATCATTCCCGTGGCGCTCGGCAGCCGCAGCTACGATATCCAAATCGCGGACGGACTGCTTGATCGAGCCATGGATGTGCTCGCGCCCTATATCGCGCGAGACCGGGCGATTGTCGTCACAGACGAAACGGTCGCGACACGCCAACTGGGCCGGCTGCAAGTTTCTGCACAGGCAGCTGGTGTCGAACTTCACACCATTGTCCTGCCAGCTGGCGAAGGCACGAAGAACTGGCACCAGCTTGAGAAGCTGACCGATCAGCTGCTCTCACTCGGCGTTGAACGGGGCGACCATATCATTGCATTGGGCGGAGGCGTGATCGGCGATCTCACGGGATTTGCGGCCGCGGTCCTCAAACGCGGATGCGGTTTTGTCCAGATACCAACGACCCTGCTGGCTCAGGTCGACAGTTCGGTTGGCGGCAAGACAGCAATCAACAGCAAGGCTGGCAAAAATCTGATCGGCGCCTTTCACCAGCCGGGCTTTGTCCTGATCGATCCGTCAGTTCTCGACAGCCTTCCGACGCGCGAGCTGGGCGCTGGCTATGCCGAAGTCGTCAAATATGGGCTGATCGATGATGCTGAATTTTTCAAATGGTGCGAAGCCAATGGCAGTGACCTGCTTGCCGGTGACCGGTCTGCACAGATTGCCGCAATCGGCCACAGCGTTGCGGCGAAGGCGCGCATTGTCGCCGAAGACGAGACAGAGCGCAGCGGCCGCCGGGCGCTGCTCAACCTGGGCCATACCTTCGGCCATGCGCTGGAAGCAGAAACCGGCTTTTCGGATACCCTGCTCCATGGGGAGGCCGTTGCCGCCGGCATATCGCTCGCCTTTGCCTATTCCGCGCGGCGCGGCCTGTGTGACGCAGCGGACGCGGAGCGTGTGGCAGCGCATTTTGAAACCACCGGCTTGCCGAACGGCCTCTCAGCGGCGGGCGTCAGCGCTAGTGGCGATACCCTTGTCGGCCATATGCAGCATGACAAGAAAATGGAGGGCGGCACCCTTCCCTTCCTGCTCGCACGCGGCATCGGCCAGACCTATCTGGCGCGTGACGTCGATCTTTCAGATATTGCTGCCTTTCTGGACGAGGCGGCCTAG
- a CDS encoding GNAT family N-acetyltransferase has translation MSTAMPQPLRFRVGARTMFSVRRNLVRVGLSLDEALSGDRAALPGLPPFADGYLITSLPEEQIDTIVADNSDCIALVRQRYARRYADLSGSFDDYLAGFSSKSRSTLRRKGRKFAKLTGGELDFRAYATPDEITEFHALARQLSEKTYQEKLLDYGLPDDVDFVRDMQRAAAADQVRGWLLFADNTPISYLYAPADGDTVVYAYLGYDPDWSSHSPGTVLLVEVLKQLMENGRFRRFDFTEGDGAQKQRFATGNLDCADVLLLRATLSNRLLVKALAGFDATIELVKRLRG, from the coding sequence ATGAGCACGGCCATGCCGCAGCCATTGCGTTTTCGCGTCGGTGCACGGACGATGTTTTCGGTCCGGCGCAATCTTGTGCGTGTTGGATTGTCGCTTGATGAGGCCCTGTCCGGTGATCGGGCCGCATTGCCGGGCTTGCCGCCCTTTGCGGACGGATATCTGATTACGTCGCTGCCCGAAGAGCAGATCGATACGATTGTCGCCGACAATAGCGATTGCATTGCCCTGGTCCGCCAGCGCTACGCGCGCCGTTATGCGGACCTCAGCGGTAGCTTTGACGACTATCTGGCTGGTTTCTCCAGCAAGAGCCGATCGACGCTGCGGCGCAAAGGTCGCAAATTCGCCAAATTGACGGGTGGTGAACTCGATTTCCGCGCTTATGCGACGCCCGACGAGATCACTGAGTTTCATGCGCTCGCGCGGCAACTGTCGGAAAAAACCTATCAAGAGAAACTGCTCGATTATGGCTTGCCCGACGATGTCGACTTCGTCCGCGATATGCAGCGCGCAGCGGCTGCCGATCAGGTCCGTGGTTGGCTGCTATTCGCCGACAATACACCCATCAGCTATCTCTATGCGCCCGCCGATGGCGATACGGTGGTCTATGCCTATCTCGGTTATGATCCCGATTGGAGTAGCCATTCGCCCGGCACTGTTTTGCTGGTCGAGGTGTTGAAGCAGCTGATGGAAAATGGCCGCTTCCGCCGGTTCGACTTTACCGAGGGCGATGGCGCGCAAAAACAGCGTTTTGCCACCGGCAACCTGGATTGCGCAGATGTCTTGCTCCTCCGGGCGACTTTGAGCAATCGATTATTGGTAAAGGCCCTGGCTGGCTTTGACGCTACGATCGAGCTGGTGAAACGTTTGCGCGGTTAG
- a CDS encoding iron-sulfur cluster assembly scaffold protein: protein MAAPLYTADILRLATQIPHLDRLADPDASIERRSPVCGSRIVVDVETDDAGRVTALGQEVRACALGQASAALMGQHAIGKSAQELATARDALTLFLAGQSDDPGDWPGLEIFRAAIPHSARHASIRLPFEAIAMAVTQARIGA from the coding sequence ATGGCCGCTCCGCTCTACACTGCTGATATCTTGCGACTGGCAACCCAGATTCCGCATCTGGATCGACTGGCGGACCCCGATGCGTCGATCGAGCGCCGATCACCGGTGTGCGGCAGCCGCATAGTCGTGGATGTGGAAACGGATGATGCCGGTCGGGTAACGGCATTGGGTCAAGAGGTGCGCGCTTGCGCGCTTGGCCAGGCGTCCGCAGCCTTGATGGGCCAGCACGCGATCGGCAAGAGCGCGCAAGAACTGGCGACAGCGCGCGACGCACTGACCCTGTTTCTGGCAGGGCAGAGCGATGATCCGGGCGATTGGCCAGGTCTTGAAATCTTTCGCGCGGCAATCCCGCATAGTGCGCGCCACGCTTCTATTCGATTGCCGTTCGAAGCGATCGCAATGGCTGTGACGCAAGCGCGGATCGGCGCCTGA
- a CDS encoding LD-carboxypeptidase: MAKKPVRIGIVAASSPYTQEIATRVERLATALFPENPPELVVHPNSFRTHGHFAGTDSERAAAFLEIANDPDIDALWFARGGYGACRMADAALEGLKSAARDKIYLGYSDAGVLLAGLYKAGYSVAHGPMCQDIVRDGGEAAIERALRWLVERDSAALEPSLADGQPAAAFNMITLSQILGTSLQPDLRDHVLMLEEISEYMYKIDRTMHHITAHPDIRKVAGFRLGRCGDITPNDTDFGMTEEAVVREWCDRSGIRFLGRADIGHDAANRIVPFGPQ, from the coding sequence ATGGCAAAAAAACCTGTCCGGATCGGCATTGTCGCTGCCAGTTCTCCCTATACGCAGGAGATTGCGACCCGTGTTGAGCGGCTTGCGACTGCGCTTTTCCCGGAGAATCCGCCTGAACTGGTCGTCCATCCGAACAGTTTCCGCACCCATGGCCATTTTGCCGGCACCGACAGTGAGCGCGCTGCAGCCTTCCTCGAGATTGCCAATGACCCGGACATTGACGCGCTCTGGTTCGCCAGGGGTGGCTATGGCGCCTGCCGGATGGCTGATGCGGCGCTGGAAGGGCTGAAATCTGCGGCCCGTGACAAGATTTATCTGGGATATAGCGATGCCGGGGTGCTGCTCGCCGGGCTGTACAAGGCCGGATACAGCGTCGCCCATGGCCCGATGTGCCAAGATATTGTCCGCGATGGCGGAGAAGCGGCCATCGAACGGGCATTGCGGTGGCTGGTGGAGCGCGATTCTGCTGCGCTTGAGCCCTCGCTCGCCGATGGTCAGCCGGCGGCCGCATTCAACATGATCACCTTGAGCCAGATACTCGGCACATCGCTGCAGCCTGACTTAAGAGATCATGTACTGATGCTCGAAGAAATATCTGAATATATGTATAAAATTGACCGCACCATGCATCATATTACCGCCCATCCGGATATCCGGAAAGTGGCCGGGTTCCGGCTCGGTCGATGCGGTGATATCACGCCCAATGATACCGATTTCGGGATGACCGAAGAGGCGGTAGTGAGGGAATGGTGCGATCGGTCCGGGATCCGGTTTCTTGGCCGCGCTGACATCGGCCATGACGCAGCCAACCGCATCGTCCCGTTCGGCCCCCAATAG
- a CDS encoding patatin-like protein codes for MREKELRLALVCYGGISLAVYMHGITKEIWRLARASRAFHDDLEPTHTSQRVYRDLLDAIENRSSIKLRAMVDIVAGASAGGINGVFLAEAIASGKSLDPLTDLWLEKADVDILLAPDKRPISRFTKFWAVPIAWAVARRRGGPIETSVDPAAQDEVSAKLSRFVRAKWFQPPFGGKEFTNLILDAFEAMDSLPTSQPLLPDGQPLDLFVTVTDFHGHPQKLNLNSPPEIVETEHRLTFPFCDRGNGPRDLGSIPGLTFAARATASFPGAFPPFTVGELDTVLEGRGIEWPDRTTFLQRVLPRQSSAGTAETTALIDGSVLANAPFGPAIEALRDRPAHREVDRRFVYIDPKPGIRSIEIGEGSEAVPGFFRAIFGALSDIPREQPIRDNLEAIEGRSRRILRMRRIVEAIRPGVENAIENDFGRTLFLNRPTPARLAAWRAKAQNYAVKEAGYAYASYGQLKLSGIADELVTMLRSLANGDPTTERALRAAVWSELAKRGLNRADPVSNGVVSDETILFLREHDIQFRIRRLRFMLRRLVAMEENGECDPELLNPARDAIYDTLGDYLDRERREYFDESAVAVAEKALADPGAALDMLAAQRDLKIADDRAEELLSAALADLPKAQKRTMLFAYLGFPFYDIATLPLLQGEGLDEFDPVKVDRIAPEDAQSIRQGGAEETLKGIEFNSFGAFFSRAYRENDYLWGRLHGAERLIDILVSTTPEATRLPDTEVAAFKTRAFRAILDEERSRLTHISRLFEELDAEIG; via the coding sequence ATGCGAGAGAAAGAGCTGCGCCTGGCCCTGGTTTGTTACGGCGGCATTAGCCTTGCAGTCTATATGCACGGGATCACCAAGGAGATCTGGCGCCTCGCCCGGGCCAGCCGCGCCTTTCACGACGACCTTGAACCGACGCACACCTCGCAGCGTGTATATCGCGACCTGCTCGATGCGATTGAGAACCGCAGCAGCATCAAATTGCGCGCGATGGTCGACATTGTCGCGGGAGCCAGCGCGGGCGGCATCAACGGCGTCTTCCTTGCCGAAGCCATCGCATCCGGTAAATCGCTCGACCCACTCACCGATCTGTGGCTCGAAAAAGCCGATGTCGATATCCTGCTCGCTCCGGATAAGCGGCCGATTTCGCGTTTTACCAAATTCTGGGCGGTGCCGATCGCATGGGCCGTGGCCCGGCGACGCGGCGGCCCGATCGAAACCAGTGTCGATCCAGCCGCGCAGGACGAAGTCAGCGCGAAACTCTCCCGCTTTGTCCGTGCCAAATGGTTCCAGCCGCCCTTTGGCGGCAAGGAGTTCACCAACCTGATTCTCGATGCGTTCGAGGCGATGGACAGCCTCCCCACATCCCAGCCGCTACTGCCGGACGGGCAGCCGCTCGATCTGTTCGTCACCGTCACGGATTTTCACGGCCATCCGCAGAAACTGAACCTCAACTCCCCCCCTGAGATTGTGGAAACCGAACACCGCCTCACCTTCCCCTTTTGCGATCGCGGCAATGGACCGCGCGATCTTGGCAGTATTCCCGGCCTGACCTTTGCCGCGCGCGCCACAGCCAGTTTTCCGGGGGCGTTCCCGCCATTCACCGTCGGTGAGCTTGATACGGTCCTGGAGGGGCGCGGGATCGAATGGCCGGATCGCACCACATTTCTCCAGCGCGTCCTTCCGCGCCAAAGCAGCGCCGGGACAGCCGAGACAACAGCCCTGATCGATGGCTCCGTCCTCGCCAATGCGCCGTTTGGCCCGGCGATCGAAGCCCTGCGCGATCGACCCGCCCATCGCGAAGTTGATCGGCGCTTCGTCTATATTGATCCAAAGCCGGGCATTCGCAGCATCGAGATCGGCGAAGGCAGCGAGGCAGTCCCCGGTTTCTTCCGGGCGATATTCGGAGCGCTGTCCGATATTCCCCGCGAACAGCCGATCCGCGACAATCTTGAGGCCATAGAAGGCCGGTCCCGGCGGATATTGCGGATGCGGCGGATCGTCGAAGCCATTCGGCCCGGCGTGGAAAATGCGATCGAGAATGATTTCGGCCGCACATTGTTCCTCAATAGGCCAACCCCAGCCCGGCTCGCAGCCTGGCGTGCGAAAGCCCAGAATTATGCAGTGAAGGAAGCGGGCTATGCCTATGCCTCCTATGGCCAGCTAAAACTCTCCGGCATTGCAGATGAGCTGGTCACCATGCTGCGCAGCCTTGCCAATGGCGACCCGACGACAGAGCGTGCCTTGCGGGCCGCTGTGTGGAGCGAGTTGGCCAAGCGCGGTCTCAATCGTGCGGATCCGGTCAGCAATGGGGTGGTGAGCGACGAAACAATCCTGTTCCTGCGCGAGCATGACATACAGTTCCGCATTCGCCGGCTGCGCTTCATGCTGCGCCGTCTCGTCGCGATGGAAGAAAATGGCGAGTGCGATCCTGAGCTGCTCAATCCGGCGCGGGATGCAATTTACGATACGCTGGGGGATTATCTCGATCGCGAGCGCCGCGAATATTTCGATGAGTCCGCGGTTGCAGTTGCCGAGAAGGCGCTGGCAGATCCGGGAGCCGCCCTCGACATGCTGGCTGCGCAGCGCGACCTGAAAATCGCTGATGATCGGGCAGAAGAGTTGCTCTCGGCGGCGCTGGCCGATTTACCCAAGGCGCAGAAGCGCACAATGCTGTTCGCCTATCTCGGCTTTCCCTTCTACGACATCGCAACATTACCCCTGCTCCAGGGCGAGGGTTTGGACGAGTTTGATCCCGTCAAAGTGGATCGCATCGCGCCCGAAGACGCCCAGTCGATCCGCCAGGGCGGCGCAGAGGAAACGCTCAAGGGCATTGAGTTCAACAGCTTCGGGGCCTTTTTCAGCCGCGCCTATCGAGAGAATGACTATCTTTGGGGACGACTGCATGGCGCCGAGCGATTGATCGATATTCTGGTCTCAACGACGCCGGAGGCCACGCGGCTTCCGGACACCGAGGTCGCAGCCTTCAAGACCCGCGCCTTCCGCGCAATATTGGACGAAGAACGGTCAAGACTGACCCATATCAGCCGGTTGTTTGAAGAATTGGATGCCGAAATCGGCTAA
- the radA gene encoding DNA repair protein RadA: MAKAQKRYLCQSCGSVATKWQGQCADCKEWNTLVEDAGGVVTPFQAKHNLQSGGTAVDLVGLNADIALPDRIGTGIAELDRALGGGLVEGSATLLGGDPGIGKSTLLLQACAIVADAGHDVTYISGEEAADQIRLRARRLGLGDAPMQLAAATSVRDILTTLGSGKPPALLIIDSIQTMHSDLIEGAPGTVSQVRASAQELIRFAKERGTALVLVGHVTKDGAIAGPRVLEHMVDTVLSFEGERSHQYRILRAIKNRFGGTDEIGVFAMVEKGLEEVANPSSLFLTSRKEDVTGAVVFPALEGTRPVLVEIQALVVRLASGATPRRAVVGWDSGRLAMILAVLEARCGLSFSTSEVYLNVAGGYRVADPAADLAVAAALISALSERPVAADCVAFGEISLSGEVRTVSHAALRLREASKLGFRKALLPASIDSRESGMALEGFSALRALVDHLLDRA; encoded by the coding sequence ATGGCAAAGGCCCAAAAACGTTATCTGTGTCAATCCTGCGGATCGGTCGCCACCAAGTGGCAGGGGCAATGTGCCGACTGCAAGGAATGGAACACACTGGTGGAAGATGCCGGTGGCGTCGTGACGCCATTTCAAGCCAAGCATAACCTGCAATCCGGCGGAACTGCGGTCGATCTGGTGGGTCTCAATGCCGATATCGCCTTGCCAGACCGGATTGGAACCGGGATTGCCGAGCTGGATCGTGCATTAGGTGGCGGGCTTGTTGAAGGCTCGGCTACCTTGCTTGGCGGTGATCCGGGAATCGGCAAATCGACGCTGTTGCTGCAAGCCTGCGCGATCGTCGCAGATGCCGGGCATGATGTAACCTATATTTCGGGCGAGGAGGCGGCGGATCAGATCCGGTTGCGCGCACGGCGGCTGGGGCTTGGCGATGCGCCAATGCAGCTCGCTGCAGCCACCTCGGTGCGCGATATCCTGACGACGCTGGGATCGGGCAAGCCACCGGCATTGCTGATCATCGATTCCATCCAGACCATGCATAGCGACCTGATCGAAGGCGCGCCGGGAACGGTCAGCCAGGTGCGCGCCTCGGCCCAGGAGCTGATCCGCTTCGCCAAGGAACGCGGCACGGCGCTCGTGCTGGTCGGCCATGTGACAAAAGACGGCGCGATCGCGGGCCCTCGCGTGCTCGAACATATGGTCGATACGGTGCTGAGTTTCGAAGGCGAGCGTAGCCATCAATATCGGATATTGCGCGCCATCAAGAACCGCTTTGGCGGGACCGACGAAATCGGCGTTTTTGCGATGGTAGAAAAGGGCCTGGAAGAAGTCGCCAACCCATCTTCACTGTTCCTTACGAGTCGTAAGGAGGATGTCACCGGTGCCGTCGTATTTCCGGCGCTGGAAGGCACCCGGCCCGTGCTGGTCGAGATCCAGGCGCTGGTTGTGCGACTGGCGAGCGGTGCAACCCCACGTCGCGCGGTGGTCGGTTGGGATTCTGGTCGGCTGGCAATGATTTTGGCCGTGCTAGAGGCGCGGTGCGGTCTGAGCTTCTCGACATCCGAAGTCTATCTGAATGTCGCGGGTGGCTATCGCGTTGCCGATCCTGCCGCCGATCTGGCCGTAGCAGCAGCATTGATTTCTGCCCTGTCCGAACGCCCAGTTGCCGCGGATTGCGTGGCCTTTGGCGAAATATCCCTGTCTGGCGAAGTGCGCACCGTATCGCATGCGGCATTGCGGCTCCGAGAGGCGTCAAAGCTCGGTTTTCGTAAGGCCTTGCTGCCCGCATCGATCGACAGCCGCGAAAGCGGAATGGCGCTGGAAGGCTTTTCAGCATTGCGCGCTTTGGTTGACCATTTGCTGGACCGCGCCTAG
- a CDS encoding CvpA family protein: protein MTILDAIVLILVGGGAIRGFMRGFTFEVMTLLSWLFGVIALRLFYSDVVGLLEPLAGIGGSSAVLAFGLVFGGVFFGSRYIGRKLGIGVRESFIGPFDRILGVGFGAIKGLIAVTLVFLLANLATDIAYGSHAERPDWMQDSRTFPLLNASGRAIVDFVELRREGGTDPDSQAEAE, encoded by the coding sequence ATGACCATCCTTGATGCGATAGTCCTGATTCTCGTCGGCGGCGGCGCGATCCGCGGCTTTATGCGCGGTTTCACCTTTGAAGTGATGACTTTGCTTTCCTGGCTGTTCGGCGTGATCGCGCTCAGGCTTTTCTACTCCGATGTGGTCGGGCTGTTGGAACCATTGGCAGGCATTGGCGGATCATCCGCCGTGCTGGCATTCGGGCTGGTGTTTGGCGGCGTGTTCTTCGGCAGCCGCTATATCGGCCGCAAGCTCGGCATCGGTGTTCGCGAATCCTTTATTGGCCCGTTCGACCGTATCCTCGGTGTTGGTTTTGGCGCGATCAAGGGATTGATTGCAGTGACGCTTGTTTTCCTGCTCGCCAATCTCGCCACGGATATCGCCTATGGCAGCCATGCAGAGCGCCCGGACTGGATGCAGGACAGCCGAACCTTCCCGCTGCTCAATGCCAGCGGCCGGGCGATTGTCGACTTTGTTGAGCTGCGCCGCGAGGGTGGGACTGATCCGGATTCCCAAGCCGAAGCTGAATAG